One Malania oleifera isolate guangnan ecotype guangnan chromosome 9, ASM2987363v1, whole genome shotgun sequence DNA segment encodes these proteins:
- the LOC131164816 gene encoding uncharacterized protein LOC131164816: protein MSYDPKFDQIWEYRRGDNEFDSSSHESGSSSNGEPVLKKHKLVSSLISLDEKDDISYIPKFQQKGKLDAGAVSRFKPGEGQIRSSLKDSAFNYGMGNDSFKLNGRKNKGSAYEPAALDDIKIFMESLLDELKVARENMLTWMRDEMHKLMADDARRECTKRQDVAEVYHQNNFKSCLKAQNRNGRSLEQSAGSKRPADSNDHCKNQGDHGQHIDPISSTRTESSHEQIISVQHQNNRDSGMKAQNCNGESLERYVKGKRAADYKNFNEVLQDQLDYNQTTVPTTSTEKDKEKKWGSLLKPNFSSNHTDQIASSMYLTLPTILPLPSVENQQLDISRNYIQPRAAGNKMNMILERGNIMLNARTHNGYFSGIRREEKIGSSAQLDTRNLAGSSDQKGTLISSTGNGFPVPFHEGLASGFNVLSQANLEHPPQETTNKLGLRMNGGAIRLSGGSRSENHVVANNFSGRLNYKADGGLVAFQTLNQNEGHLFPN, encoded by the coding sequence ATGAGTTATGACCCAAAATTTGACCAAATATGGGAGTATAGAAGGGGAGACAATGAGTTCGATTCTTCAAGTCATGAGTCAGGATCTAGTTCCAATGGTGAGCCGGTTTTGAAGAAGCATAAACTAGTTTCCTCTTTGATTTCACTTGATGAAAAGGATGACATTAGTTATATTCCAAAATTTCAGCAGAAGGGCAAACTTGATGCTGGTGCAGTGAGTCGTTTCAAACCTGGAGAAGGACAGATTAGATCAAGCTTGAAGGACAGTGCATTCAATTATGGGATGGGGAATGATTCTTTCAAACTCAATGGAAGGAAGAACAAGGGTAGTGCCTATGAACCTGCTGCATTAGACGATATTAAGATATTCATGGAGTCTCTATTAGATGAACTTAAAGTTGCAAGGGAAAACATGCTTACATGGATGAGAGATGAAATGCACAAATTAATGGCAGATGATGCAAGGAGAGAGTGCACTAAGAGACAGGATGTTGCTGAAGTTTATCATCAGAACAACTTCAAATCATGCTTGAAAGCTCAAAATAGAAATGGTCGATCTCTGGAGCAGTCAGCGGGGAGCAAAAGGCCAGCTGATTCAAATGACCATTGCAAAAATCAAGGGGACCATGGCCAGCATATAGATCCCATCTCATCAACAAGAACAGAAAGTAGTCATGAACAGATCATCTCAGTGCAGCATCAGAACAACCGTGATTCAGGCATGAAGGCTCAAAATTGCAATGGTGAATCTTTGGAGAGATATGTAAAAGGCAAAAGGGCAGCTGATTATAAGAATTTCAATGAAGTCCTTCAGGATCAGCTTGACTATAACCAAACCACTGTACCCACAACATCAACTGAGAAGGACAAGGAGAAAAAGTGGGGATCATTGCTCAAGCCAAATTTTTCATCCAACCACACTGATCAGATAGCTTCTTCAATGTATCTGACTTTGCCCACCATCTTACCTCTGCCATCCGTTGAAAACCAGCAGCTTGATATTTCACGCAATTATATTCAACCCAGGGCTGCTGGGAATAAAATGAACATGATTTTAGAAAGAGGAAATATAATGCTCAATGCAAGAACTCATAACGGATACTTTTCAGGCATCCGGCGAGAAGAAAAAATTGGAAGTTCTGCTCAACTGGATACAAGAAATTTGGCGGGTAGTTCTGACCAAAAGGGCACTCTGATCTCAAGTACAGGAAATGGGTTTCCTGTTCCATTTCATGAGGGTTTGGCTAGCGGGTTCAATGTTCTAAGCCAAGCCAATCTGGAGCATCCACCCCAGGAGACTACTAACAAATTGGGTTTGAGGATGAATGGGGGAGCTATAAGACTCTCAGGAGGAAGTCGTTCAGAAAACCATGTTGTTGCAAACAACTTCAGCGGCCGTTTGAATTACAAAGCTGACGGTGGACTTGTGGCATTTCAAACCTTGAACCAAAATGAGGGTCATCTGTTCCCAAACTAA